Proteins encoded within one genomic window of Thermococcus celer Vu 13 = JCM 8558:
- a CDS encoding CARDB domain-containing protein, protein MAVLVLSLVPFNHFASAMYGTKIIDGSLSDWTASDLIATGRDNGLDGAKLDKLYVSWDDQYLYIAIKTNNTQSWGVAYGIGIDTDPGSGNGYTNGGDSWGRNINFSNGFAVDYEIYFWWGSNSGMGTDNFNTWTGSGWNYHSISDVGGSFAYTGDTSTGLQTLEIKIPWSALGGKHSRFAVMSWVTGGSGSAVDSLPVDPAIDYSNIGGEWGDTDTFTNMLVGEWFLMPDLTVSVSGPGVVGLNRNAVYNVTVKNEGSIPVTNASVNVYINDNLTANWTTDLGAGESRWFTFNWTPNATGTYTIRAVVDEGNNIAEANENNNEFTMNVSVVWVGNIDVDGNPSDWLAVTLNPDSYTVQNGFFIWEDAVGDQRHDKDQYLPGGTSSHADLTEVGVTKDDRYVYFLFRFADMSNIKIGDNGATFIAVPIDYKDGGATWFAGEMDTNSVIQWDTQMVVNLGGDQYTGQTSAVASAGTSKTSLLYFVDPNGNIVQVNGALVGVDLTQNTVEVRVPLSLFGGAKEFNFQVATGLSYGPAVWNFGNDFANDGISDIVDTISKEPSTTKELADNIPDYYVRIRMNNIVEGASLLSAKIQRLINLQNTFVVINKYYGIRYFERYYTTYSNLVEKLNNMPLTDDMKDRLNELENQVMDLLKLYTEGKELIDSPNYAFGASIKIYRAYTGLGRVIREMEAMLEAAQSGELEKQKHMEELAKNLTKKIDGKLDDWNVQPAAVDDTGFGQDGANLKALYVDHDDQFLYIALTTDNKASWRVAYGIALDYKDGGYTTGTDAWGRKVSFTQGVDAELYFFWNGEFFGDKGTSNITSAQFILWDGNAWKYEELKWVGFYAYTGGAQNGLQTLEIAIPWSALGGKPEKINIVAYVTGQGGGDSAVDSLPLQDAVKDSAPDQEWGDEDTFTKFATVSIE, encoded by the coding sequence ATGGCTGTTCTTGTTCTTAGCCTCGTGCCGTTCAACCACTTCGCCAGCGCCATGTACGGCACCAAGATCATAGACGGAAGTCTGAGCGACTGGACTGCATCGGATCTGATAGCGACGGGACGGGACAACGGACTCGACGGTGCCAAGTTGGACAAGCTCTACGTTTCCTGGGACGACCAGTACCTCTACATCGCCATAAAGACCAACAACACCCAGAGCTGGGGTGTAGCCTACGGGATAGGAATAGACACTGATCCTGGAAGCGGAAACGGTTACACCAACGGAGGTGACTCATGGGGGAGGAATATCAACTTCTCCAACGGTTTCGCAGTTGACTACGAGATTTACTTCTGGTGGGGCTCGAACAGTGGAATGGGAACGGACAACTTCAACACCTGGACAGGAAGCGGCTGGAACTACCACAGTATTTCCGATGTGGGCGGAAGCTTCGCCTACACTGGAGACACCTCAACCGGCCTCCAAACCCTCGAAATAAAGATACCATGGAGCGCCTTGGGTGGTAAACACTCAAGGTTCGCCGTCATGTCATGGGTGACCGGAGGAAGCGGTTCAGCCGTGGACAGCCTTCCCGTTGACCCTGCGATAGACTACTCGAACATTGGAGGAGAATGGGGGGACACCGATACCTTCACGAACATGCTCGTCGGCGAGTGGTTCCTCATGCCAGACCTGACGGTGAGCGTGAGCGGCCCGGGTGTTGTGGGACTCAACCGGAACGCGGTTTACAACGTCACGGTCAAGAACGAGGGTTCGATCCCCGTCACCAACGCGAGCGTCAACGTCTACATCAACGACAACCTCACCGCCAACTGGACGACCGACCTCGGGGCCGGGGAGAGCAGGTGGTTCACCTTCAACTGGACGCCCAACGCTACCGGAACTTACACGATAAGGGCCGTCGTTGACGAGGGCAACAACATAGCCGAGGCCAACGAGAACAACAACGAGTTCACCATGAACGTCAGCGTCGTCTGGGTCGGCAACATCGACGTGGACGGAAACCCGAGCGATTGGCTCGCGGTTACCCTCAATCCTGATTCATACACCGTTCAGAACGGGTTCTTCATCTGGGAGGACGCCGTCGGTGACCAGAGGCACGACAAGGACCAGTACCTGCCGGGCGGAACCTCGTCCCACGCCGACCTAACCGAAGTGGGCGTCACCAAGGACGACCGCTACGTCTACTTCCTCTTCAGGTTCGCGGACATGAGCAACATAAAGATAGGCGACAACGGCGCGACCTTCATAGCCGTTCCGATAGACTACAAAGACGGCGGAGCGACCTGGTTTGCGGGCGAGATGGACACCAACAGTGTCATCCAGTGGGACACCCAGATGGTTGTGAACCTCGGCGGAGACCAGTACACGGGGCAGACGTCCGCGGTGGCCTCGGCCGGAACGAGCAAGACCTCCCTGCTGTACTTCGTTGATCCGAACGGAAACATCGTGCAGGTGAACGGTGCCCTCGTAGGAGTTGACCTCACCCAGAACACCGTTGAGGTCAGGGTTCCACTGAGCCTCTTCGGAGGTGCCAAGGAGTTCAACTTCCAGGTGGCGACAGGTCTAAGCTACGGCCCGGCCGTCTGGAACTTCGGAAACGACTTCGCCAACGATGGCATAAGCGATATCGTTGACACCATAAGCAAGGAACCGAGCACCACGAAGGAGCTGGCCGACAACATCCCCGATTATTACGTCAGGATAAGGATGAACAACATAGTTGAGGGTGCCAGCCTCCTCAGCGCCAAGATACAGAGGCTAATCAACCTCCAGAACACCTTCGTCGTGATAAACAAGTACTACGGAATAAGGTACTTCGAGAGGTACTACACAACCTACAGTAACCTCGTGGAGAAGCTCAACAACATGCCGTTAACGGACGACATGAAGGACAGGCTCAACGAGCTCGAAAACCAGGTTATGGACCTCCTGAAGCTCTACACCGAAGGCAAGGAGCTCATAGACAGCCCGAACTACGCGTTCGGGGCATCCATTAAAATATACCGTGCCTACACCGGGTTGGGGAGGGTAATCCGCGAGATGGAGGCGATGCTCGAAGCGGCACAGAGCGGAGAGCTCGAGAAGCAGAAACACATGGAGGAGCTCGCCAAGAACCTCACCAAGAAGATAGACGGAAAGCTCGACGACTGGAACGTCCAGCCGGCGGCCGTAGATGACACCGGCTTCGGCCAGGACGGCGCCAACCTCAAGGCCCTCTACGTTGACCACGACGACCAGTTCCTGTACATAGCCCTCACCACCGACAACAAGGCCTCCTGGAGGGTTGCCTACGGCATAGCCCTCGACTACAAGGACGGCGGCTACACAACCGGCACAGACGCATGGGGCAGGAAGGTAAGCTTCACCCAGGGAGTCGATGCCGAACTCTACTTCTTCTGGAACGGGGAGTTCTTCGGGGACAAGGGAACGAGCAACATAACCAGCGCCCAGTTCATCCTCTGGGACGGAAACGCCTGGAAGTACGAGGAGCTCAAGTGGGTCGGCTTCTATGCCTACACCGGCGGCGCCCAGAACGGACTTCAGACCCTTGAGATAGCCATCCCATGGAGCGCCCTCGGAGGAAAGCCGGAGAAGATTAACATCGTCGCTTACGTAACCGGACAGGGCGGCGGAGACTCCGCGGTTGACAGCCTGCCGCTCCAGGATGCGGTGAAGGACAGCGCACCCGACCAGGAGTGGGGCGACGAGGACACCTTCACGAAGTTCGCGACGGTCTCCATAGAGTGA
- a CDS encoding diacylglycerol/polyprenol kinase family protein, with protein MSMKSELKRKSLHLTGLVVPIFYLLFGREATLTLVGTAFFLFVMLEPFRIIEELRDNIKRRLRIYVDDEVFERVEVLERHIDEITRSHERYRVAAHIYFAAASFVVVYFFSMEIAVGAITVATVGDALAAIVGKSRGRHRFPNGKSLEGSMAYLLSGLLILWPLVGFLPAIIGALSGTVVEFYGIPPNAKREDQLDDNFSNQLTIALVLYLLSLL; from the coding sequence GTGAGCATGAAAAGCGAGCTGAAGCGTAAGTCCCTCCACCTCACCGGCCTCGTCGTTCCGATTTTCTACCTCCTCTTCGGCAGGGAGGCGACGCTGACCCTCGTGGGCACGGCGTTCTTTCTTTTCGTCATGCTCGAGCCCTTCAGGATAATCGAGGAGCTGAGGGACAACATCAAGAGAAGGCTCAGGATATACGTCGATGACGAGGTGTTCGAGCGCGTTGAGGTTCTGGAGAGGCACATAGACGAGATAACCCGTTCCCATGAACGCTACCGCGTGGCGGCGCACATATACTTCGCCGCGGCGTCCTTTGTAGTGGTCTACTTCTTCTCCATGGAGATAGCGGTGGGTGCCATCACCGTCGCGACCGTCGGCGATGCCCTGGCGGCGATAGTCGGAAAATCACGGGGTCGGCACAGGTTCCCCAACGGCAAGAGCCTGGAGGGGAGTATGGCCTACCTCCTCTCGGGCCTGCTGATCCTCTGGCCGCTTGTGGGGTTTCTCCCGGCGATTATCGGGGCCCTTTCAGGGACCGTCGTCGAGTTCTACGGAATCCCCCCTAATGCCAAACGGGAGGATCAGCTCGACGACAACTTCTCCAACCAGCTCACCATCGCCCTGGTTCTGTATCTCCTTAGCCTTCTTTAG
- a CDS encoding HAD family hydrolase, which yields MLVLVDLDDTLCNTWEAGRYTVLRLIPFLLRRRKFRAFLYILTARYRELEQSREFHMMDLDKIVERLLEKIYAKVPGEELEEMQELIDRVFFSNLRLFPDAVPFLEGLREMGAKVVLVTDSSTRWQRKKLEYLGIKDYFDALIISGETGYSKLDPHNFRLARRLFPHESEVYMVGDRDDTDMRGGEEVGAITILVSRGYFRGRLAKHADYIVKDLLEALEVIRREHEKRAEA from the coding sequence ATGCTGGTGCTCGTTGACCTCGACGATACGCTCTGCAACACGTGGGAGGCAGGCAGGTACACGGTACTCCGTCTCATACCCTTCCTTCTGAGGAGGAGGAAGTTCCGGGCTTTTCTCTACATACTCACCGCCCGCTACCGTGAGCTTGAACAGTCAAGGGAGTTCCACATGATGGACCTCGATAAAATCGTGGAGCGCCTCTTGGAGAAGATCTACGCGAAGGTTCCGGGGGAAGAGCTCGAGGAGATGCAGGAGCTCATAGACAGGGTCTTCTTCTCCAACCTCAGACTGTTCCCGGACGCGGTTCCGTTCCTCGAGGGGCTCAGGGAGATGGGCGCGAAGGTGGTCCTCGTAACCGACTCCTCGACGAGGTGGCAGAGGAAGAAGCTCGAGTACCTCGGCATAAAGGACTACTTCGACGCCCTCATTATCAGCGGGGAGACGGGTTACAGCAAGCTCGACCCCCACAACTTCCGGCTCGCGAGACGTCTGTTTCCCCACGAGAGCGAGGTTTACATGGTCGGCGACAGGGACGACACGGACATGCGGGGCGGGGAGGAGGTGGGAGCGATAACGATACTCGTGAGCAGGGGGTACTTCAGGGGACGGCTCGCAAAGCACGCCGATTACATCGTTAAGGACCTCCTCGAGGCTCTGGAGGTGATCAGGCGTGAGCATGAAAAGCGAGCTGAAGCGTAA
- a CDS encoding TIGR00304 family membrane protein: protein MDREGLLITTGIGMILLGFLLVFIGTLISALGGEGEVEGGGVVMIGPIPIIFGTGRGASMATLLAIVLMVLWIVGALLARRG, encoded by the coding sequence ATGGACAGGGAAGGCCTGCTCATAACGACGGGCATTGGGATGATACTGCTCGGTTTCCTGCTGGTCTTCATCGGAACCCTTATCTCGGCCCTCGGAGGGGAGGGCGAGGTCGAGGGCGGCGGGGTCGTGATGATAGGGCCGATACCGATAATCTTCGGAACGGGCAGGGGCGCGAGCATGGCAACTCTGCTCGCGATAGTTCTGATGGTTCTGTGGATAGTGGGCGCCCTGCTGGCGAGGAGGGGATGA
- a CDS encoding cation:proton antiporter translates to MDFLPSLAILLVTAKSIEWLFEKAEVHPIIAHVLTGILLGPFALGVIRPTEQLGVLADFGLIMMMLYMGLTSNFSAIAQNTRKAVVVASLGVAFSFALGFLTVLYFGWGVTTAVFIGITLGNTAIEVTSGVLAKERVRREVSSILMGAAFADDIMAVYLIGIITALAGDGLNALSFGILTVKIFAFIGATLLVSEYVFKRARWFYSIVRDLNVFFTFTLILTFTLAIIAQWAGLNQIIGAYLAGLTISRLRERKDPLVVTRIKLNELIEDLQVVLTEFFIPLFFIYVGLMFNPPVRGIRPTLIVALYLAAVLGKLLGCGLGSRLFGLSGRDSILIGIGMGGRGSLELAILTFGLGAGLIDQVLFASFIVVSMLTALTTPLFFKAYLKRMKAKA, encoded by the coding sequence GTGGACTTTCTGCCGTCGCTGGCAATTCTTCTCGTGACCGCGAAGAGCATCGAGTGGCTCTTCGAGAAGGCCGAGGTACACCCGATAATAGCCCACGTCCTGACTGGCATCCTCCTCGGACCCTTCGCGCTTGGTGTTATCCGGCCGACGGAACAACTCGGGGTTCTCGCGGACTTCGGGCTCATAATGATGATGCTCTACATGGGGCTGACCAGCAACTTCTCGGCGATAGCGCAGAACACCAGGAAGGCCGTCGTTGTGGCGAGCCTCGGGGTGGCGTTCTCCTTCGCTCTGGGCTTTCTAACGGTGCTCTACTTCGGCTGGGGCGTAACTACGGCTGTGTTCATAGGGATAACCCTCGGCAACACCGCCATCGAGGTAACGAGCGGCGTCCTGGCAAAGGAGCGCGTCCGGAGAGAGGTCTCCTCAATCCTCATGGGGGCGGCCTTCGCCGACGACATAATGGCCGTCTACCTCATAGGCATAATAACGGCCCTGGCCGGCGACGGACTCAACGCCCTCTCCTTCGGGATCCTGACGGTCAAGATATTCGCCTTCATAGGGGCCACCCTCCTCGTCTCCGAGTACGTGTTCAAGAGGGCCAGATGGTTTTACTCGATCGTCAGGGACCTCAACGTTTTCTTCACCTTCACTCTCATCCTGACGTTCACGCTTGCGATAATAGCCCAGTGGGCAGGCCTCAACCAGATAATCGGCGCCTACCTGGCGGGTCTGACGATAAGTCGCCTGAGGGAGCGGAAGGATCCGCTCGTCGTCACGAGGATAAAGCTGAACGAGCTGATAGAGGACCTTCAGGTGGTTCTCACGGAGTTCTTCATCCCGCTGTTCTTCATCTACGTCGGACTGATGTTCAACCCGCCCGTGAGGGGGATACGCCCGACGCTCATAGTCGCTCTCTACCTTGCGGCCGTCCTCGGAAAGCTCCTCGGCTGTGGGCTGGGGAGCAGGCTGTTCGGACTGAGCGGAAGGGACTCCATCCTCATCGGCATCGGCATGGGAGGAAGGGGGAGTCTGGAGCTGGCCATCCTCACCTTCGGGCTGGGTGCTGGGCTGATAGACCAGGTTCTCTTCGCCAGCTTTATAGTCGTCTCGATGCTGACGGCGCTGACGACCCCGCTGTTCTTCAAGGCGTACCTCAAACGGATGAAAGCAAAAGCTTAA
- the mfnA gene encoding tyrosine decarboxylase MfnA, which translates to MFPKKGASEEEVLKELEEKTSMDLTFDSGRILGSMCTYPHPLAVEVVRRYIDRNLGDPGLHVGSRKVEKEAVGMLSNLLGLKEGYGHIVSGGTEANILAVRAFRNLSDAEKPELILPESAHFSFLKAGEMLGVRLVWAKLKEDYSVDVRDVEDKITDNTIGIVGIAGTTGLGVVDDIPALSDLALDYGLPLHVDAAFGGFVIPFAKELGYELPDFDFTLKGVQSVTIDPHKMGMVPIPAGGIIFREKRFLEAISVPAPYLAGGKVWQATITGTRPGASALAVWAMIRHLGFEGYKEVVKHAMELSRWFAGELRRIPGVHLIREPMLNIVSFGTRNLEEVEEELKRRGWGISAHRGYIRVVMMPHVRKEHLEEFLGDLREVLKSLD; encoded by the coding sequence ATGTTCCCGAAAAAAGGCGCGAGCGAGGAGGAGGTTCTGAAGGAGCTCGAGGAGAAGACGTCGATGGACCTCACCTTTGATTCCGGCCGGATACTCGGCTCGATGTGCACTTACCCCCATCCCCTCGCCGTTGAGGTGGTAAGGCGCTACATAGACAGGAACCTCGGCGACCCAGGCCTGCATGTGGGGAGCCGGAAGGTCGAGAAAGAGGCCGTGGGGATGCTCTCGAACCTCCTCGGCCTGAAAGAGGGTTACGGGCATATAGTTTCCGGCGGAACCGAGGCGAACATCCTGGCGGTGAGGGCATTTCGGAACCTGAGCGATGCGGAGAAGCCGGAGCTCATCCTTCCCGAGAGCGCCCACTTCTCCTTCCTCAAGGCGGGCGAGATGCTGGGCGTCAGGCTCGTCTGGGCGAAGCTGAAGGAGGATTACTCGGTCGATGTGAGGGACGTCGAGGATAAGATAACAGACAACACCATCGGTATCGTCGGGATAGCCGGAACGACCGGCCTTGGAGTCGTGGACGACATCCCGGCTCTGAGCGACCTCGCCTTGGACTACGGCCTCCCCCTCCACGTGGACGCGGCCTTCGGCGGCTTCGTGATACCCTTCGCGAAGGAGCTCGGCTATGAACTCCCGGATTTCGACTTCACGCTTAAGGGGGTTCAGAGCGTAACCATAGACCCCCACAAGATGGGCATGGTCCCGATTCCTGCCGGCGGGATAATCTTCCGGGAGAAGCGGTTCCTCGAGGCCATAAGCGTTCCCGCTCCCTATCTCGCCGGCGGAAAGGTGTGGCAGGCCACGATAACGGGAACGAGGCCCGGGGCAAGCGCTCTGGCCGTGTGGGCGATGATAAGACACCTCGGCTTCGAGGGCTACAAAGAGGTCGTGAAGCACGCGATGGAGCTGAGCAGGTGGTTCGCGGGAGAGCTCAGGAGGATCCCGGGTGTTCACCTCATCCGCGAGCCGATGCTGAACATAGTATCCTTTGGAACGAGGAACCTCGAGGAGGTCGAGGAGGAGCTTAAGAGACGCGGCTGGGGCATAAGCGCACACAGGGGCTACATCAGGGTTGTCATGATGCCCCACGTGAGGAAGGAACACCTTGAGGAGTTTTTGGGCGATTTGAGGGAAGTGCTGAAAAGCCTCGATTAG
- a CDS encoding cation diffusion facilitator family transporter, producing MEEIYRPIWLSIIGNVLLALLKLAAGFAYSSIALISDGVHSLSDVLTSVMGYAGIRISSKPPDRSHPFGHSRFEPLVAFIIGEALLLVAYEIGRDAIYRIHHGDTVEVNSLMLGVTLLSILSKEVMFRYSLHVGRKLNSQILTVDAYHHRSDALSSVAVLVGLGAQKLGFRHGDSLAGLVVAAFLVKVSLDVILRNVDYLTGRAPSFEVCEGIKAAAMGVRNVLGVHDLRAHYVGNRLHVELHIEVPPGLSLKEAHDISEEVKKRVEEIPEVEAAFVHVDIRGVTR from the coding sequence ATGGAAGAGATTTACAGGCCGATATGGCTCAGCATCATCGGGAACGTTCTTCTTGCCCTGCTCAAGTTAGCCGCCGGTTTCGCCTATTCGAGCATTGCACTCATCTCGGACGGCGTGCATTCCCTGAGCGATGTCCTCACGAGCGTCATGGGGTACGCCGGGATAAGGATATCCTCGAAGCCGCCCGACAGGAGTCATCCGTTCGGACATTCCCGCTTCGAGCCCCTGGTGGCGTTCATTATCGGAGAGGCGCTCCTCCTCGTCGCTTACGAGATCGGCAGGGACGCGATTTATCGTATCCACCATGGAGACACCGTTGAGGTTAACTCCCTAATGCTCGGCGTTACCCTGCTTTCAATCCTCTCAAAGGAGGTCATGTTCCGCTACTCCCTCCACGTTGGCCGGAAGCTCAACAGTCAGATACTGACCGTCGATGCCTACCACCACAGGAGTGATGCCCTGAGCAGCGTTGCGGTTCTGGTTGGCCTCGGCGCCCAGAAGCTTGGCTTTAGGCACGGTGATTCCCTCGCCGGTCTGGTCGTGGCCGCTTTTCTCGTGAAGGTGTCCCTTGACGTCATCCTCAGGAACGTCGATTACCTGACCGGGCGGGCGCCGTCCTTTGAGGTCTGCGAGGGGATAAAGGCGGCCGCCATGGGCGTCAGGAACGTCCTTGGGGTCCACGATTTGAGGGCCCACTACGTGGGGAACCGGCTCCACGTTGAGCTCCACATAGAGGTTCCCCCGGGGCTTTCCCTGAAGGAGGCCCACGACATCAGCGAGGAGGTCAAGAAGCGGGTGGAGGAAATCCCTGAGGTGGAGGCCGCCTTCGTACACGTTGATATAAGGGGCGTTACCCGCTAA
- a CDS encoding glycosyltransferase family 2 protein, translating into MGWLMNYPRVSIIILNWNGWGDTIECLESLYRITYPNYDVIVVDNGSEDKSVEKIKEYARGKIKVNSKFFKYNPKNKPIKVFEIDEGEAKRGKFNRPLYEKLDVDRRMILVKNKDNYGFAGGNNVGIKFALSVLNPDYVLLLNNDTVVDPDFLGELVKVAESDEKIGIVGPKIYYYDYNGRSNVIWFTGGRIHRWSFWIYSSCSRRKIDIKNGTQEISSVDVEWISGAALMMDTKYFGKLNPNYFFGNEDVELGMDAQRKGLRAAYVPSAKVWHKVGISRKKAKINVETLRGYFDFVRSNFPPYIYLYQVLINTLLIPMRFMRYRDLGMMYYLIEKIRQLQ; encoded by the coding sequence TTGGGATGGCTCATGAACTATCCAAGGGTTTCAATTATAATCCTTAACTGGAACGGCTGGGGGGACACAATTGAGTGCTTGGAATCGCTCTATCGGATAACTTACCCTAATTATGATGTTATTGTTGTGGATAATGGTTCTGAGGATAAATCAGTAGAGAAAATTAAAGAGTATGCCAGAGGCAAGATTAAAGTCAATTCAAAATTCTTCAAGTACAACCCTAAAAATAAGCCGATTAAGGTTTTTGAAATCGATGAGGGTGAAGCTAAGAGGGGGAAGTTCAATAGACCGCTTTATGAGAAACTTGATGTCGATAGACGGATGATTCTGGTTAAAAACAAGGATAACTATGGGTTCGCCGGTGGGAACAACGTTGGGATAAAGTTTGCCTTGAGCGTTTTGAATCCAGATTATGTTTTGCTACTGAATAATGATACGGTTGTTGATCCCGATTTTCTGGGTGAACTTGTTAAGGTTGCTGAAAGTGATGAGAAAATTGGGATTGTGGGACCAAAGATTTATTATTATGACTACAACGGAAGAAGTAATGTTATATGGTTTACAGGAGGGCGGATACATCGGTGGAGTTTCTGGATATATTCATCCTGCTCACGCAGGAAGATTGACATTAAAAACGGCACTCAGGAAATTTCTTCGGTTGATGTTGAATGGATTTCAGGAGCTGCTTTGATGATGGATACAAAATATTTTGGAAAGCTAAACCCCAATTACTTTTTTGGAAATGAGGATGTTGAGCTTGGAATGGATGCACAGCGAAAAGGTCTGAGAGCTGCCTATGTTCCAAGTGCCAAAGTTTGGCATAAAGTTGGGATTTCACGAAAAAAAGCTAAAATCAACGTCGAAACACTTAGAGGCTATTTTGATTTTGTCAGGAGTAACTTTCCACCTTATATATACCTCTATCAAGTTTTGATCAATACCTTGTTAATTCCAATGCGATTTATGAGATACAGAGATTTAGGAATGATGTATTACCTCATTGAAAAAATTAGACAACTGCAATAA
- a CDS encoding glycosyltransferase family 4 protein translates to MEFKDKNLLIITNSYPNKDNSHYGGIFVKEQVRYLKDYFNEVYVISPQPWGVHRDLQNYVHDGVRVFFPRFFHLPVKHFRKRLGDNSFKAVLKVINREGLEFDLIHAHFTWPSGYAGAKLKERFGVPLVITAHGYDVYDVPFRGKSWFDKIKFALDSADHIITVSKSNFQVLTEKLDVPIGKLSVISNGFDSKLFRPMDKFEARLKLGIPQDKKVLLNVANLVPVKGQKYLIESMKKIARVEDNVVLYIIGNGPLRKELETQIRRLNLEGTVRIVGARPHSEIPLWMNAANLFVLPSLSEGNPTVMFEALGVGLPFVGTAVGGVPEIITSEDYGLLCPPKDPECLAEKILIALEKDWDREKIRKYAERFTWDSIVKKVLGVYSEVLDQR, encoded by the coding sequence ATGGAATTTAAAGATAAAAACTTACTGATAATCACAAACTCGTATCCAAACAAAGATAATTCCCACTATGGGGGAATATTCGTCAAGGAACAGGTTAGGTACCTAAAGGACTATTTTAACGAGGTTTATGTCATATCCCCCCAACCCTGGGGGGTTCATCGAGATCTTCAGAATTATGTGCACGATGGGGTAAGGGTGTTCTTTCCAAGATTTTTCCATCTGCCAGTGAAACACTTTAGGAAGAGGCTGGGCGATAACTCCTTTAAGGCTGTTTTGAAAGTTATCAATCGTGAGGGACTTGAGTTTGATTTAATCCATGCTCATTTTACTTGGCCGAGCGGGTACGCTGGTGCAAAATTAAAAGAGCGATTTGGGGTGCCTTTAGTTATTACCGCCCATGGCTATGATGTTTATGATGTTCCTTTTAGGGGTAAAAGTTGGTTTGATAAAATCAAGTTTGCATTGGACTCCGCGGATCATATAATCACTGTCAGTAAAAGTAACTTCCAGGTATTAACGGAAAAGCTTGATGTCCCCATAGGCAAATTGAGTGTGATCTCAAATGGGTTCGATTCTAAGTTGTTTAGACCTATGGATAAATTTGAGGCCAGATTAAAGCTCGGGATACCTCAAGATAAAAAGGTGTTGCTAAACGTTGCAAACTTAGTCCCTGTTAAAGGTCAAAAATATCTCATAGAATCAATGAAGAAAATAGCAAGGGTTGAAGATAACGTGGTACTCTATATCATCGGTAATGGTCCGTTAAGGAAAGAGTTAGAAACTCAGATTAGGAGACTTAACCTCGAGGGGACAGTTAGGATTGTGGGTGCTCGACCCCATTCTGAGATACCACTCTGGATGAACGCCGCCAACCTCTTCGTCCTGCCGAGCTTGAGCGAGGGTAATCCCACGGTGATGTTCGAGGCTTTGGGGGTTGGCTTGCCGTTCGTTGGAACAGCCGTTGGTGGAGTGCCGGAGATAATAACCTCCGAGGATTACGGCCTGCTCTGTCCTCCGAAGGATCCAGAATGCTTAGCAGAGAAAATTTTAATAGCCCTTGAAAAGGATTGGGATAGGGAGAAGATAAGGAAGTATGCAGAGAGATTTACATGGGATAGTATTGTGAAAAAAGTTTTAGGTGTTTACAGTGAAGTACTCGACCAAAGATAA